A genomic window from Salvia miltiorrhiza cultivar Shanhuang (shh) chromosome 5, IMPLAD_Smil_shh, whole genome shotgun sequence includes:
- the LOC130985407 gene encoding protein IQ-DOMAIN 9-like isoform X3 yields the protein MSDRGLSITSLRHRALSMGSGVWFKNIIRKKKVKGEKSRKVKRYSSFQHITGCTEDLCSLKGCLALANGACLDNQGSVVLSVEYVAARKIQTAYRAHAARRSLHRMRGTIRLQKLAQCDSVKNQASATLSRLHSWTKTQAQIRARRANMVMEGQLKQKKLEHQLKLEAKLHDFEVEWNSGSETVSEALAKIHHREEAAVRRERALAYAFTRQWKANMIPSFGPSNKDLSKANWGWSWMDRWIAARPWESRVAALDSTKRPQTTRHPKLISPNGKAVKKTISPASKAQGKVKLISPSPNGKAPRKARKLSYDAAAVKKESVKSEEKKTKNEKESSNSS from the exons ATGAGTGACAGA GGTCTTTCAATTACCAGTTTGAGGCATCGAGCATTGAGTATGGGTTCTGGAGTTTGGTTTAAGAATATAATCAGAAAAAAGAAAGTGAAGGGAGAGAAATCACGGAAAGTGAAG AGATATTCGTCTTTTCAACACATAACTGGCTGCACAGAGGatctctgctctctcaaagggTGTCTAGCACTAGCCAATGGTGCTTGTCTCGATAATCAGGGCAGTGTTGTTCTCTCCGTAGAATATGTTGCTGCTAGAAAGATTCAGACTGCATACCGTGCACATGCT GCAAGGCGAAGTCTTCATCGAATGAGAGGAACCATAAGGTTACAGAAACTGGCGCAGTGTGATTCTGTTAAGAATCAAGCCTCAGCTACGTTGAGTCGCCTGCATTCATGGACCAAGACTCAGGCCCAGATTAGAGCACGTCGTGCTAATATGGTTATGGAAGGTCAGCTTAAGCAGAAGAAGCTTGAACATCAGTTGAAGCTAGAAGCAAAGCTTCATGACTTTGAG GTGGAGTGGAATAGTGGTTCTGAAACAGTGAGTGAAGCTCTTGCAAAAATACATCACAGAGAAGAAGCAGCGGTGAGAAGGGAGCGAGCTCTGGCATATGCTTTTACTCGTCAG TGGAAAGCCAACATGATCCCAAGTTTTGGACCAAGCAATAAAGACCTCAGTAAAGCAAACTGGGGGTGGAGCTGGATGGACCGTTGGATTGCTGCTCGGCCTTGGGAAAGCCGAGTTGCAGCGCTCGATAGCACCAAAAGGCCACAGACGACCCGACACCCAAAACTGATCTCTCCTAACGGAAAAGCAGTTAAGAAAACCATTTCCCCTGCGAGCAAGGCGCAAGGAAAGGTCAAACTGATCTCTCCTAGTCCTAATGGAAAGGCTCCCAGAAAAGCGCGCAAACTGTCTTACGACGCAGCTGCCGTTAAAAAAGAGAGCGTGAAAAGTGAAGAGAAGAAAACTAAGAATGAAAAGGAAAGCTCTAACTCCAGTTGA
- the LOC130985406 gene encoding uncharacterized protein LOC130985406 gives MDKMGDVTASGNGKVVQQAKRGTSASVNVVRAAARKDRHSKVCTAGGTRDRRVRLSPKTAILFYDLQDRLGCDRPSKAIDWLMAEAKAAIDALADTPAAADPPPPPPPLEGREDLSAPAPVELFDANSEMVRLQRIFSWNYGEDYSSAPLHYPAEREPLQSTRINANYYPQFQGFGFSDQELPNFCKDIEMPVFSKSSSFLDFEE, from the coding sequence ATGGATAAAATGGGAGACGTAACGGCGTCAGGTAACGGAAAAGTAGTCCAGCAGGCCAAGAGAGGCACCAGCGCTAGCGTTAACGTCGTGCGAGCTGCCGCCAGAAAGGATAGGCACAGTAAAGTGTGCACGGCGGGGGGCACGAGGGACCGCCGCGTGCGGCTGTCGCCCAAGACCGCCATCCTCTTCTACGATTTGCAGGATAGGCTCGGCTGCGACCGCCCCAGCAAGGCCATTGATTGGCTCATGGCGGAGGCCAAAGCCGCCATCGACGCGCTGGCCGACACTCCCGCCGCGGctgatccgccgccgccgccgccgccgctggaGGGACGAGAAGATTTGTCCGCGCCGGCTCCTGTGGAATTGTTTGATGCCAATTCTGAAATGGTTAGGTTGCAGAGAATTTTTTCCTGGAATTATGGAGAGGATTACTCCTCTGCGCCGCTCCATTATCCGGCCGAGAGGGAACCCCTTCAGTCCACAAGAATTAATGCCAATTATTATCCTCAATTTCAAGGCTTCGGATTTTCCGATCAGGAGCTGCCAAACTTTTGCAAAGACATTGAGATGCCAGTCTTCAGCAAGTCTTCTTCGTTCCTGGATTTTGAAGAATAG
- the LOC130985407 gene encoding protein IQ-DOMAIN 9-like isoform X2: MSLDVSVIPSSEQNGLSITSLRHRALSMGSGVWFKNIIRKKKVKGEKSRKVKRYSSFQHITGCTEDLCSLKGCLALANGACLDNQGSVVLSVEYVAARKIQTAYRAHAARRSLHRMRGTIRLQKLAQCDSVKNQASATLSRLHSWTKTQAQIRARRANMVMEGQLKQKKLEHQLKLEAKLHDFEVEWNSGSETVSEALAKIHHREEAAVRRERALAYAFTRQWKANMIPSFGPSNKDLSKANWGWSWMDRWIAARPWESRVAALDSTKRPQTTRHPKLISPNGKAVKKTISPASKAQGKVKLISPSPNGKAPRKARKLSYDAAAVKKESVKSEEKKTKNEKESSNSS; encoded by the exons ATGTCTCTTGATGTGTCTGTGATACCTTCAAGTGAACAAAAT GGTCTTTCAATTACCAGTTTGAGGCATCGAGCATTGAGTATGGGTTCTGGAGTTTGGTTTAAGAATATAATCAGAAAAAAGAAAGTGAAGGGAGAGAAATCACGGAAAGTGAAG AGATATTCGTCTTTTCAACACATAACTGGCTGCACAGAGGatctctgctctctcaaagggTGTCTAGCACTAGCCAATGGTGCTTGTCTCGATAATCAGGGCAGTGTTGTTCTCTCCGTAGAATATGTTGCTGCTAGAAAGATTCAGACTGCATACCGTGCACATGCT GCAAGGCGAAGTCTTCATCGAATGAGAGGAACCATAAGGTTACAGAAACTGGCGCAGTGTGATTCTGTTAAGAATCAAGCCTCAGCTACGTTGAGTCGCCTGCATTCATGGACCAAGACTCAGGCCCAGATTAGAGCACGTCGTGCTAATATGGTTATGGAAGGTCAGCTTAAGCAGAAGAAGCTTGAACATCAGTTGAAGCTAGAAGCAAAGCTTCATGACTTTGAG GTGGAGTGGAATAGTGGTTCTGAAACAGTGAGTGAAGCTCTTGCAAAAATACATCACAGAGAAGAAGCAGCGGTGAGAAGGGAGCGAGCTCTGGCATATGCTTTTACTCGTCAG TGGAAAGCCAACATGATCCCAAGTTTTGGACCAAGCAATAAAGACCTCAGTAAAGCAAACTGGGGGTGGAGCTGGATGGACCGTTGGATTGCTGCTCGGCCTTGGGAAAGCCGAGTTGCAGCGCTCGATAGCACCAAAAGGCCACAGACGACCCGACACCCAAAACTGATCTCTCCTAACGGAAAAGCAGTTAAGAAAACCATTTCCCCTGCGAGCAAGGCGCAAGGAAAGGTCAAACTGATCTCTCCTAGTCCTAATGGAAAGGCTCCCAGAAAAGCGCGCAAACTGTCTTACGACGCAGCTGCCGTTAAAAAAGAGAGCGTGAAAAGTGAAGAGAAGAAAACTAAGAATGAAAAGGAAAGCTCTAACTCCAGTTGA
- the LOC130985407 gene encoding protein IQ-DOMAIN 9-like isoform X1: MANIGKATHFVRFLFPSLPSTSTQRETLLPKRRSLYSVEATSLGLSITSLRHRALSMGSGVWFKNIIRKKKVKGEKSRKVKRYSSFQHITGCTEDLCSLKGCLALANGACLDNQGSVVLSVEYVAARKIQTAYRAHAARRSLHRMRGTIRLQKLAQCDSVKNQASATLSRLHSWTKTQAQIRARRANMVMEGQLKQKKLEHQLKLEAKLHDFEVEWNSGSETVSEALAKIHHREEAAVRRERALAYAFTRQWKANMIPSFGPSNKDLSKANWGWSWMDRWIAARPWESRVAALDSTKRPQTTRHPKLISPNGKAVKKTISPASKAQGKVKLISPSPNGKAPRKARKLSYDAAAVKKESVKSEEKKTKNEKESSNSS; encoded by the exons ATGGCAAATATCGGCAAAGCTACCCACTTTGTGCGCTTTCTCTTTCCCTCTCTACCTTCTACTTCAA CTCAGAGAGAAACCCTTTTGCCCAAAAGGAGGAGTCTTTACTCTGTGGAGGCCACTTCTTTG GGTCTTTCAATTACCAGTTTGAGGCATCGAGCATTGAGTATGGGTTCTGGAGTTTGGTTTAAGAATATAATCAGAAAAAAGAAAGTGAAGGGAGAGAAATCACGGAAAGTGAAG AGATATTCGTCTTTTCAACACATAACTGGCTGCACAGAGGatctctgctctctcaaagggTGTCTAGCACTAGCCAATGGTGCTTGTCTCGATAATCAGGGCAGTGTTGTTCTCTCCGTAGAATATGTTGCTGCTAGAAAGATTCAGACTGCATACCGTGCACATGCT GCAAGGCGAAGTCTTCATCGAATGAGAGGAACCATAAGGTTACAGAAACTGGCGCAGTGTGATTCTGTTAAGAATCAAGCCTCAGCTACGTTGAGTCGCCTGCATTCATGGACCAAGACTCAGGCCCAGATTAGAGCACGTCGTGCTAATATGGTTATGGAAGGTCAGCTTAAGCAGAAGAAGCTTGAACATCAGTTGAAGCTAGAAGCAAAGCTTCATGACTTTGAG GTGGAGTGGAATAGTGGTTCTGAAACAGTGAGTGAAGCTCTTGCAAAAATACATCACAGAGAAGAAGCAGCGGTGAGAAGGGAGCGAGCTCTGGCATATGCTTTTACTCGTCAG TGGAAAGCCAACATGATCCCAAGTTTTGGACCAAGCAATAAAGACCTCAGTAAAGCAAACTGGGGGTGGAGCTGGATGGACCGTTGGATTGCTGCTCGGCCTTGGGAAAGCCGAGTTGCAGCGCTCGATAGCACCAAAAGGCCACAGACGACCCGACACCCAAAACTGATCTCTCCTAACGGAAAAGCAGTTAAGAAAACCATTTCCCCTGCGAGCAAGGCGCAAGGAAAGGTCAAACTGATCTCTCCTAGTCCTAATGGAAAGGCTCCCAGAAAAGCGCGCAAACTGTCTTACGACGCAGCTGCCGTTAAAAAAGAGAGCGTGAAAAGTGAAGAGAAGAAAACTAAGAATGAAAAGGAAAGCTCTAACTCCAGTTGA